In a genomic window of Polypterus senegalus isolate Bchr_013 chromosome 13, ASM1683550v1, whole genome shotgun sequence:
- the LOC120543398 gene encoding glycerol-3-phosphate phosphatase, with translation MAVSRCQRLSGALVQELLATVDTVLFDCDGVIWRGDQVIPGAPEVINALKSHDKRVFFVTNNSTKTRAMYAEKLGRLGFQASEEEVFGTAYCSAVYLKRTAKLDGKVYLIGGNALSQELQRVGIPHLGSGPDPVTGSQNDWANVPLDPDVKAVLVGFDEHFSYMKLARALRYLDDPRCLFIGTNTDTRLPLEGGRAVPGTGCLVRAVETVAHRKAQIIGKPNHFMFDCLASEYGIQPSRTLMVGDRLDTDILLGSNCGVKTLLTLTGVSRLEEALEHLESGSEARLRLVPDYYVDTIGDLLPALQG, from the exons ATGGCTGTCTCCAGATGCCAGCGGCTCAGCGGAGCCCTGGTCCAGGAACTATTGGCCACAGTAGACACTGTTCTATTTGACTGCGATGGAGTGATATGGCGGGGAGACCAGGTCATTCCTGGGGCCCCCGAGGTCATAAACGCGCTTAAGAGCCACGACAAGCGTGTTTTCTTCGTGACCAACAACAGCACGAAGACCCGAGCGATGTATGCGGAGAAGCTGGGCCGCTTGGGCTTCCAGGCCAGCGAGGAAGAGGTGTTCGGTACAGCTTACTGCTCAGCTGTTTATCTAAAACGAACGGCAAAACTGGATGGCAAAGTGTACCTGATCGGTGGGAATGCTTTGAGCCAGGAGCTCCAGCGCGTGGGGATTCCGCATTTGGGTAGTGGACCCGACCCTGTCACCGGCTCGCAAAACGACTGGGCAAACGTGCCGCTTGACCCCGACGTTAAGGCCGTGCTAGTGGGTTTTGACGAGCATTTCAGCTACATGAAATTGGCCAGGGCACTACGTTATCTGGACGACCCCCGGTGCCTCTTCATCGGCACCAATACTGATACGCGACTGCCTCTGGAAGGGGGGCGAGCAGTACCAG GAACGGGTTGCTTAGTTCGGGCTGTAGAGACTGTTGCTCACCGTAAGGCTCAGATCATTGGGAAGCCAAACCACTTCATGTTTGATTGCTTGGCCAGTGAGTATGGCATTCAGCCATCTAGAACACTGATGGTGGGTGACCGTTTAGATACAGACATACTGTTGGGTTCTAACTGTGGTGTGAAGACCCTGCTAACACTTACCGGAGTTTCACGGCTGGAGGAGGCACTCGAGCATCTGGAGAGTGGCAGCGAGGCCCGGTTGCGCTTAGTTCCTGATTATTACGTGGACACCATTGGAGATCTGCTTCCTGCTTTGCAAGGTTAA